In Erigeron canadensis isolate Cc75 chromosome 1, C_canadensis_v1, whole genome shotgun sequence, a single window of DNA contains:
- the LOC122580653 gene encoding N-alpha-acetyltransferase 50, translated as MGAGEGRISLDGVRDKNLMQLKKLNSVLFPVRYNDNYYHDALSSNDFTKLAYYNDICVGSIACRIERKEGGAVRAYIMTLGVLAPYRGLGIGTKLLNHVIDLSSKQNIGEIYLHVQTNNEDAISFYKKFGFEITETIQNYYTHITPPDCFVVTKYIAQPQSKK; from the exons atgggagCAGGAGAAGGAAGGATATCATTGGATGGAGTGCGAGATAAAAATCTAAtgcaattaaaaaaacttaattccGTTTTATTCCCTGTTCGTtacaatgataattattatcatGATGCCCTCTCTTCCAATGATTTTACCAAACTTG CATATTACAATGACATTTGTGTTGGTTCAATTGCCTGCCGAATTGAGAGGAAAGAAGGCGGGGCTGTTCGTGCATACATAATGACACTAGGTGTTTTGGCACCTTACCGTGGACTGGGTATTG GTACAAAGCTATTAAATCATGTCATCGATCTAAGTAGCAAGCAAAACATTGGTGAAATTTACTTGCACGTGCAGACAAACAATGAAGATGCCATAAGCTTTTACAAGAAATTCGGGTTTGAAATCACTGAAACAATCCAAAACTACTACACACATATTACCCCACCAGACTGCTTCGTGGTTACAAAGTACATTGCTCAGCCTCAATCCAAGAAATAA